In one Pempheris klunzingeri isolate RE-2024b chromosome 8, fPemKlu1.hap1, whole genome shotgun sequence genomic region, the following are encoded:
- the cited4b gene encoding cbp/p300-interacting transactivator 4b, giving the protein MADHLMMPMNHSSAGASLHGYRMGMNGGLQAGHQQHANQQGMRALPNGQMMHYGGAQANMETAMRQRQGMVGGPMNGQLNGAQMGHHQMTSGNMMYNGQPQQQQHQHHPQQQHHMHPQQHQQQAQHPQQQQHPQQQQHPQQQQHPQQQQHPQQQQHPQQQHPQQQQFMNGGLTSQQLMASMQLQKLNTQYHGHPLGPMGGNHMGPTTQYRMNPAQLANMQHMAGPALALNGMDADMIDEEVLTSLVMELGLDRVQELPELFLGQNEFDFISDFVSKQQPSTVSC; this is encoded by the coding sequence ATGGCAGACCATCTGATGATGCCCATGAATCACAGCTCAGCGGGCGCCAGTCTCCACGGTTACAGGATGGGCATGAATGGCGGTCTGCAGGCAGGTCACCAGCAGCATGCCAACCAGCAGGGCATGCGAGCACTGCCCAACGGCCAGATGATGCACTATGGTGGCGCCCAGGCCAACATGGAGACGGCCATGAGGCAGCGGCAGGGCATGGTGGGCGGGCCCATGAATGGACAGCTGAACGGGGCCCAGATGGGTCACCACCAGATGACCTCTGGTAACATGATGTATAATGGCCAGCcccagcagcaacagcatcagcaccaccctcagcagcagcatcacatgCATCCGCAGCAGCACCAGCAACAAGCCCAgcacccacagcagcagcagcacccacagcagcagcagcacccacagcagcagcagcatccacagcagcagcagcatccacagcagcagcagcatccacagcagcagcatccacagcagcaacagttcaTGAACGGAGGGTTAACGTCCCAGCAGCTCATGGCCAGCATGCAGCTGCAGAAACTCAACACCCAGTACCATGGACACCCACTGGGGCCTATGGGTGGGAACCACATGGGGCCCACAACCCAGTACCGCATGAACCCGGCCCAGCTGGCTAACATGCAGCACATGGCCGGTCCGGCCCTGGCCCTGAACGGCATGGATGCGGATATGATTGACGAGGAGGTCCTGACCTCACTGGTCATGGAGCTGGGCTTGGATCGGGTCCAGGAGCTGCCAGAACTCTTCCTGGGCCAGAATGAGTTTGACTTCATCTCAGACTTTGTCAGCAAACAGCAGCCCAGCACTGTTAGTTGCTGA